One window of Pseudacidobacterium ailaaui genomic DNA carries:
- a CDS encoding NAD(P)/FAD-dependent oxidoreductase codes for MKRQPVAIIIGAGPAGLTAALEFVRRSDIRPIVLEASHEIGGISRTIRYKGNRMDIGGHRFFSKSDRVMNWWTELMPICAEEDGEHSVRYQNKERKVAASTTYLDSDRVMLVRPRKSRIYFLRSFFDYPLSLNLRTLRQLGAWRVLKIGVGYLHARIFPRKREETLEDFLINRFGTELYKTFFESYTEKVWGVPCREISAAWGAQRIKGLSLRSAITHFVKKTFRQRSAADIAQKQTETSLIEKFLYPKYGPGQLWEYVAELVQEQGGCVQLGWRVDKLHTSGDRVTAVEAVSDTGQRRVLEADYVFSTMPVRELVRSLDVQVPDEIRSISEGLVYRDFITVGLLVNKLLVTEPDGSPLKDTWIYIQEPDVLVGRLQIFNNWSPYLVSDPDKVWIGLEYFCYDTDALWRKSDEEIKKFAIAEVEKIGILRASDVLDSHVVRVPKTYPAYFGSYERFDEIVRYLDRFENLFLVGRNGMHKYNNQDHSMLTAMTAVDQILAGKIDKDVLWQINTEQEYHEEKK; via the coding sequence ATGAAGCGTCAGCCAGTTGCAATCATTATTGGTGCCGGTCCTGCCGGCCTGACGGCCGCCCTGGAGTTTGTGCGTCGCTCTGACATTCGCCCCATTGTGCTTGAGGCCAGCCATGAGATTGGAGGCATCTCACGCACCATCCGCTATAAAGGCAACCGGATGGACATCGGTGGCCACCGTTTTTTCTCAAAGTCCGACCGGGTGATGAATTGGTGGACCGAACTCATGCCAATCTGTGCTGAAGAAGACGGAGAGCATTCTGTCCGGTACCAAAACAAGGAACGAAAGGTTGCAGCGTCTACCACCTACCTGGATTCCGACCGGGTGATGCTGGTACGCCCGCGCAAAAGCCGCATCTATTTTTTGCGCAGCTTCTTTGACTATCCCCTGAGCCTGAATCTGCGGACCCTACGTCAACTGGGGGCCTGGCGTGTACTGAAAATCGGTGTGGGATATCTTCATGCGCGGATCTTCCCTCGAAAGCGGGAAGAAACTCTGGAGGACTTTTTAATAAACCGTTTCGGTACAGAACTTTATAAGACTTTCTTCGAGTCTTACACTGAGAAAGTATGGGGAGTGCCTTGCCGGGAAATCAGTGCTGCCTGGGGGGCGCAACGGATTAAAGGTCTTTCTTTGCGATCAGCGATTACACACTTTGTGAAAAAGACATTCAGGCAACGCAGTGCGGCGGACATCGCACAAAAGCAGACAGAGACATCGCTGATTGAAAAGTTTCTCTATCCCAAATACGGTCCGGGGCAGCTTTGGGAGTATGTAGCTGAGTTGGTCCAAGAGCAGGGGGGATGCGTGCAACTAGGCTGGCGCGTGGACAAGCTGCATACTTCCGGTGACCGTGTCACTGCCGTGGAAGCAGTCAGCGACACGGGACAAAGACGGGTACTCGAAGCAGACTATGTTTTTTCCACGATGCCCGTGCGTGAGCTGGTCCGCAGCCTCGACGTTCAGGTCCCGGATGAAATTCGAAGCATCAGTGAGGGGTTGGTCTACCGAGACTTTATCACCGTCGGTTTGCTGGTAAACAAACTTCTGGTCACAGAACCGGATGGGTCTCCGCTCAAAGACACATGGATCTATATCCAGGAGCCCGATGTGCTTGTGGGTCGATTACAGATCTTCAACAACTGGAGCCCTTATCTGGTCTCTGACCCTGACAAGGTATGGATTGGACTGGAGTATTTCTGCTATGACACGGATGCGCTGTGGCGCAAAAGTGATGAGGAAATCAAGAAATTTGCCATTGCCGAGGTAGAGAAGATCGGTATTCTGCGGGCTTCCGATGTTCTGGATTCGCATGTTGTGCGCGTTCCCAAAACTTATCCAGCTTATTTCGGCAGTTATGAGCGATTCGACGAGATTGTCCGCTACCTGGACCGTTTTGAAAACCTTTTTCTTGTCGGCCGAAACGGGATGCATAAGTACAACAACCAGGACCATTCCATGCTGACCGCAATGACGGCTGTAGACCAGATCCTGGCCGGAAAGATAGACAAAGACGTGCTTTGGCAAATCAATACGGAGCAGGAATATCACGAGGAAAAGAAATAG
- a CDS encoding enoyl-CoA hydratase/isomerase family protein: protein MGPYSTLRTHTTEEGVLTITLHRPERRNALDPEMIQELTHALTAAEHLHVEAVILTGAGSAFCAGLDLDHLQTLHAKTPEEHRADSNNIAHLLRTLYDFSKPTIAAVNGAAIAGGMGLATVCDFTLAVPEAKFGYTEVKIGFIPAIVSAFLVRQVGDKIARDLLLSGRLFKAEEAYSYGLVNRVVAEQDLMPEARSLAQCLTRNSPEAMRATKRLLNHYAADRLDAELQAAISANVNARATEDFKEGIRAFLEKRKPEWPSKKIPA from the coding sequence ATGGGCCCATACAGCACGCTGCGTACTCATACCACGGAAGAAGGCGTCCTCACCATAACGCTGCATCGTCCGGAGCGGCGCAACGCATTGGATCCTGAGATGATTCAGGAACTGACCCATGCGCTGACCGCAGCCGAGCATTTGCACGTTGAGGCAGTCATCCTTACGGGAGCAGGTTCTGCCTTTTGCGCCGGGCTCGATCTGGACCATCTCCAGACGCTCCATGCAAAAACGCCCGAAGAGCACCGGGCGGATTCCAACAACATTGCCCATCTTTTAAGGACGCTTTATGACTTCAGCAAGCCAACAATTGCCGCGGTCAATGGTGCGGCCATTGCAGGTGGTATGGGTCTGGCTACCGTCTGTGATTTCACCCTTGCGGTCCCTGAGGCGAAATTCGGCTATACAGAGGTGAAGATTGGTTTCATTCCCGCGATTGTTTCGGCCTTTCTGGTCCGGCAGGTTGGGGACAAAATTGCCCGCGATCTGCTCCTCTCAGGACGATTATTCAAGGCTGAAGAGGCATACTCCTATGGCCTCGTGAATCGAGTTGTTGCCGAACAGGACCTTATGCCAGAGGCGCGGTCCCTGGCCCAGTGCCTGACGCGGAACAGCCCGGAAGCGATGCGGGCCACCAAGCGGCTTTTGAACCACTATGCCGCTGATAGACTCGACGCAGAATTACAAGCGGCCATCTCTGCTAATGTAAATGCTCGCGCTACAGAGGACTTCAAGGAAGGCATCCGTGCATTTTTAGAAAAACGCAAACCTGAGTGGCCCAGCAAAAAAATTCCGGCATAA
- a CDS encoding glycoside hydrolase family 130 protein gives MQRRFRRLWVFLFMMGCPCFVRAQRSWVIAPFTRPATGNPVIRPVPASLFKDPILHEEVHWEALHTFNPAAIVRNGKIYVLYRAEDNTGEMQIGMHTSRLGLAVSSDGIHFKRSGIPVFYPAEDAQKDREWPGGVEDPRVVESEDGTYILTYTQWNRKTYTVGIATSRDLIHWTKYGPAFQDAAGGKYQELKYKSAGIVTRVQNGRLMAVRIQGKYWMFWGEGAIHLATSTDLIHWSPVEDANGNPVEVLKPRPGHFDSSFPETGPPPVLTQNGILVIYNGKNAPEGGDPSLGPNAYAAGEALFSKDDPSHLLAQTDAPVLQPELPYEKTGQYAAGTTFAEGLVFFRGSGFYTMAAPIRWFPWPCPQRLHELCRNFFAGPLRFAFF, from the coding sequence ATGCAGCGAAGGTTCCGGCGACTGTGGGTCTTTCTGTTTATGATGGGTTGCCCTTGCTTTGTCAGGGCCCAGCGCTCCTGGGTCATTGCTCCTTTTACGCGTCCGGCCACTGGCAACCCCGTCATCCGGCCCGTTCCCGCGTCCCTATTCAAGGACCCGATCCTGCATGAAGAAGTCCACTGGGAGGCGCTCCATACCTTTAATCCAGCCGCCATTGTCCGCAATGGAAAGATTTATGTGCTGTACCGGGCAGAGGACAACACAGGTGAAATGCAGATTGGAATGCACACCTCGCGGCTGGGGCTGGCCGTGAGCAGCGATGGCATCCACTTTAAGCGTAGCGGCATACCTGTTTTCTATCCGGCAGAGGATGCGCAAAAGGACCGCGAATGGCCCGGCGGAGTGGAAGATCCGCGTGTCGTCGAATCCGAGGATGGGACATACATCCTGACTTACACGCAATGGAACCGGAAGACATACACGGTGGGCATTGCCACTTCCCGCGACCTCATCCACTGGACAAAATACGGGCCGGCCTTTCAGGATGCGGCAGGTGGGAAATATCAAGAGCTGAAATACAAGTCTGCCGGGATTGTGACAAGGGTCCAGAATGGTCGACTGATGGCGGTGCGCATTCAGGGAAAATATTGGATGTTCTGGGGAGAAGGCGCCATCCATCTTGCCACGTCGACCGATCTGATCCACTGGTCCCCGGTCGAAGACGCCAATGGCAACCCAGTGGAGGTCCTGAAGCCACGCCCAGGGCACTTCGACAGCAGCTTTCCCGAGACTGGCCCACCTCCGGTGCTGACTCAGAACGGGATCCTTGTCATCTACAATGGAAAAAACGCGCCAGAAGGCGGCGATCCCTCCTTAGGGCCAAATGCGTATGCAGCAGGGGAGGCGCTTTTCTCTAAGGACGATCCTTCGCACCTGTTGGCACAGACGGATGCGCCGGTCTTACAACCGGAGCTCCCCTATGAAAAAACGGGGCAATACGCGGCCGGGACCACCTTTGCCGAGGGTCTTGTCTTCTTTCGGGGAAGTGGTTTTTATACTATGGCTGCGCCGATTCGTTGGTTTCCGTGGCCATGTCCCCAGCGACTCCATGAGTTATGCCGGAATTTTTTTGCTGGGCCACTCAGGTTTGCGTTTTTCTAA
- a CDS encoding winged helix-turn-helix domain-containing protein, which yields MPERYAFGLFEADIKAGELRKNGKRVRIQGQPFRVLAVLLEHHGEVVSKEQIQKRLWGDNTTVDFDHSLGIAVNKLRDALGDSAENPRFIETLARRGYRFIAPVREIHAPYALKELPPGASSDLTAGPFLPASGPGSGIVSNVDGARAQQHQNPSRKDRRGFLQWSCSAAVICIVVIGTWFFRPAKVPLRISSVTHHGKVLATQLDIENFSAMAVEGGRIYFSQLEEGRPVLAEALTANGEVEDLRLPSEIAAPLICSISQDGSRLIVRSHLAREPEQPLWIVPALGGQAQRIGNVLAHDATWMPDGQHILYAAGNSLFLAREDGQEQRAFLALPGRAFWLRWSPDGKLLRFTVLDPETGAPSLWEYAASGGKLRRLLEGWSQPSAECCGNWTPDGHAYVFASTHDGSADIWELRRGILDHSPVRLTNGPLAYQSPVSGAKHIFFTGVDSRREMLMYSASAHRFLPLANNLASTALVEYSRDGQWVAWLNAADSTLWRSRADGTERLQLTIPSTPAISIFSMRWSPDNHSLALMARRAGGIWAIYLVDANGGNLQLVLKEDRGQADPNWSPDGSTIVFGRVPDIMGGESQPKAIFSVNLHTHVVEKVPGSDGLFSPRLSPDGRYLAALRPDQKTMMLYDFHTQHWVEMVDNGASDPVWASDSRSLYYQNFLEPGEPLYRLDIATGTAHKIATLADLQPAYASDYRLIALAPGDQPIVNTQSSSVNIYALNLKQGL from the coding sequence TTGCCAGAGCGTTACGCTTTTGGTCTTTTTGAAGCGGACATAAAGGCAGGTGAACTCCGCAAAAATGGGAAACGCGTGCGTATCCAGGGGCAGCCCTTCCGGGTTCTGGCAGTGCTTCTGGAACACCACGGCGAAGTGGTAAGTAAAGAGCAGATACAGAAGCGGCTGTGGGGAGACAACACCACTGTCGACTTTGATCACAGTCTGGGAATCGCGGTCAATAAGCTGCGTGATGCGCTGGGTGATTCCGCCGAGAATCCGCGATTTATTGAGACGCTTGCACGGCGGGGATATCGCTTCATTGCTCCGGTCCGCGAAATCCATGCTCCCTATGCCCTAAAAGAGCTCCCGCCGGGAGCATCATCGGATCTCACTGCGGGTCCTTTCCTGCCTGCTTCTGGCCCTGGATCGGGCATCGTGTCGAACGTTGACGGGGCGCGCGCGCAGCAGCATCAAAATCCCTCTCGAAAAGATCGACGTGGTTTTCTGCAATGGAGCTGTTCTGCGGCCGTTATCTGCATTGTCGTGATCGGGACTTGGTTTTTCAGGCCTGCGAAAGTGCCGTTGCGGATTTCCTCTGTGACGCACCATGGCAAAGTTCTGGCGACCCAGTTAGACATTGAGAACTTTTCTGCCATGGCGGTTGAGGGAGGCCGGATCTATTTTTCCCAGCTGGAAGAGGGCCGTCCTGTTCTGGCCGAAGCGCTTACGGCAAATGGCGAGGTTGAAGACCTTCGTCTGCCCTCCGAGATTGCTGCGCCGCTCATCTGCTCCATTTCCCAGGATGGATCGCGACTGATCGTAAGGAGCCACCTGGCGCGAGAGCCCGAACAACCCCTCTGGATTGTGCCGGCCCTGGGCGGACAAGCACAACGGATCGGCAATGTGCTGGCGCATGATGCGACGTGGATGCCGGACGGACAGCATATTCTGTACGCAGCAGGGAACTCGCTCTTTCTTGCCCGTGAAGACGGCCAGGAGCAGCGCGCCTTTCTGGCGCTTCCCGGCCGGGCCTTCTGGCTGCGGTGGTCTCCAGATGGGAAGCTGCTGCGTTTCACCGTGCTTGATCCTGAGACCGGTGCACCCTCACTGTGGGAATATGCCGCTTCCGGAGGCAAATTGCGCCGTCTGCTGGAGGGTTGGAGTCAGCCTTCAGCAGAGTGCTGCGGGAACTGGACCCCGGACGGGCATGCCTATGTGTTTGCCTCCACTCATGACGGCTCAGCCGACATCTGGGAATTGCGTCGCGGCATTCTGGATCACAGTCCAGTCCGGCTCACCAATGGCCCGCTGGCGTATCAATCTCCAGTAAGCGGGGCCAAACATATTTTCTTTACCGGTGTGGATTCGCGCCGCGAGATGCTGATGTACTCAGCTTCGGCGCACCGCTTTCTTCCTCTGGCAAACAATCTGGCATCCACGGCCTTAGTGGAATATTCGCGGGATGGTCAGTGGGTTGCCTGGCTCAATGCCGCAGACAGTACTCTTTGGCGCAGCCGGGCTGACGGAACAGAGCGCCTGCAACTCACCATTCCATCAACACCTGCAATTTCTATCTTTAGTATGCGGTGGTCGCCGGACAATCACTCGCTGGCCCTGATGGCGCGTAGGGCCGGGGGGATTTGGGCCATTTATCTGGTAGACGCCAATGGCGGAAATCTTCAGCTTGTTCTCAAAGAGGACCGTGGCCAGGCGGATCCGAACTGGTCTCCGGACGGAAGCACAATCGTGTTCGGGCGCGTGCCAGACATCATGGGAGGGGAATCGCAGCCAAAGGCGATCTTCTCGGTAAATCTTCATACGCATGTGGTCGAAAAGGTCCCCGGTTCGGATGGATTGTTCAGTCCCCGGCTTTCTCCGGATGGACGTTATCTGGCTGCTTTGCGTCCAGACCAGAAGACCATGATGCTCTATGATTTTCACACCCAGCATTGGGTCGAGATGGTAGACAACGGCGCCTCTGATCCGGTATGGGCAAGCGACAGCAGGTCACTCTATTATCAGAACTTTCTGGAGCCGGGAGAGCCGCTCTACCGGCTGGACATAGCCACCGGGACCGCACACAAGATTGCAACCCTGGCAGACCTTCAGCCCGCCTACGCTTCAGATTACCGTTTGATTGCCCTTGCCCCTGGAGACCAGCCCATCGTCAATACCCAGAGCTCCTCGGTCAATATTTATGCGCTGAATCTGAAGCAGGGTTTGTAG